In a single window of the Tachyglossus aculeatus isolate mTacAcu1 chromosome 14, mTacAcu1.pri, whole genome shotgun sequence genome:
- the NDUFA6 gene encoding NADH dehydrogenase [ubiquinone] 1 alpha subcomplex subunit 6: MNFTPTSLSPPQPALDGFTKMAAGGLRGVAAAAAGSTSVKPIFSRDLNEAKRRVRELYRAWYREIPNTLHLFQLDISVKQGRDKVREMFVKNAHVTDPRAIDLLVVKGKMELEETIKVWKQRTHVMRFFHETEMPRPKDFLSKFYSGHNP; encoded by the exons ATGAACTTTACCccgacctccctctccccaccgcaGCCGGCACTTGATGGCTTTACCAAGATGGCGGCGGGCGGGTTGCGGGGCGTTGCGGCGGCGGCCGCGGGCAGCACCTCAGTGAAGCCCATCTTCAGCCGGGACCTGAACGAGGCGAAGCGGCGGGTGCGGGAGCTGTACCGGGCCTGGTACCGGGAGATCCCCAACACCT TGCACCTGTTCCAGCTGGACATCTCCGTGAAGCAGGGGCGTGACAAGGTGCGGGAGATGTTCGTGAAAAACGCTCACGTCACCGACCCCAGAGCCATTGACCTGCTGGTCGTCAAG GGGAAGATGGAACTGGAGGAGACCATCAAAGTGTGGAAGCAGCGGACGCACGTCATGCGCTTCTTCCATGAAACAGAAATGCCACGACCCAAGGACTTCCTGTCGAAATTCTATTCCGGTCATAATCCATGA